A region of the Magnetococcales bacterium genome:
GGCCTCCCAGGGCAGATGCACCAGTTCGGCCACATCCGAGGTCACGGCCAGCATCACCGACTGGCCTGCCGGCAGTTGTGGCATGACCGCGTCCCAATCCGGGGCGAGCCACAGATGAAACAGTTCGACCCCCACCGCCAGGATCGCTTCTGTAGCCAGGATTCCCGGACCAGGGGATTTCAGCAGTTGCCGACTCCCATCGACCACATGACGCAACGTGGCCAGATCCCCTTCCGTGACCAAACGGGGCGGCGAGCATGCACGACCCTGCCATGACAATTGAGTCGCAAAGCCGCCTTCGGAACGAACGATTCGCAATTCCAACGCGGGATTCACGGCGCGCACACCCGGGCGGCTATGGCGCGGGCCTGGTGACGGATCTCCTCTTCTCCGGGGATGATCCGGTTTCTCATCAGGATCTTGCCATCCACGATCATGGTGTCCACCACGTGCCCGGTGGCGGCATAGACCAGATTGGAGACCAGATCGTGTTCCGGGGTCATTTCCGGATCCTCGTTTTTCAGCAACAGCAAATCGGCCCGTTCCCCGGGAGCCAGACGACCCGACCGACCCAGCAGGGATGCCCTGGCACCGGTGGCCACCTCCCAGGCTTCATGGGCCGGCAGGGCGGTGGGATCGTGTTGGGCGTGTTTCTGGATCAGGGCGAGAAATTTCATCTCCTGGAACAGGTCCAAGGAGTTGTTGGAGGCGGCCCCGTCACTGCCCAGGGCAATCGGAATGTTGCGGGCCGCCGCCTTGGCGAAGGGAAACACCCCCCCCACAGCCAGTTTCATGTTGGAGACCGGATTGGTCACCAGCGTGGCGCCACGGGCGGCGATCAGATCGAGTTCGTCGTCGTCCAGCCACACCCCGTGGGCCAGCAGCACACGGGGGGTCAACAATCCCTGGCGATCCAGATGCACCGCCGGACGGACCCCGTGTTGTTGCAGGCACTGTTCCACCTCGTGGTGGGTTTCGGAAAGATGGATGTGGACCGGCAGGTCATGCCGTTCGGAAAACGCCGCGGTCCAGCGCAGACTGGCGGGGCTGACGGTATAGATGGCATGGGGTGTGAGGGTGAAACGGACCCGTTCGGAATAGCGACTGGACTCCTCGAAGGTCTGCTCCGTCAGACGACGACAGGCGGCGGCCTGATCTTCGCCGGCCACGTCGATCATCACCGCGCCCACTCCCGCCCTCAGACCGCTCTCTTCCACGGCCCTGGCCATGCCGTGAAAGTGCCAGTACATATCCTCGAAGGCCACGGTCCCGGAGCGGATCATCTCCAGACAGGCCAATCTGGCTCCCCAATAAACATCGTCTGCGGTCAGACGGGCCTCGGCGGGCCAGATGCGGGTTTGCAGCCACTGCATCAAAGGCATGTCGTCGCCAAAACCCCGGAACAGGGTCATGGAGGCATGGGTATGGCCGTTGACCAGTCCCGGTGTGGCGGCCATGCCCTGGGCGTCGAGAAGTTCCGAGTGGTCCAGAGGGGTCAGGGCCGATCCCATGGCCTGGATGCGACCCTGGGAGATTTGAATGTCGATGGGTGCCGGCGCCCCCGGCAAACGGGTGTTGCGAATAAAAAGGTTCATAGCGAAAGCGTCAGCAGAAGGGTTTCGAGAATCAGCAGCAGTTGCGATTCGTTGGCTTTGACCTGTTCCTTGAAGGCGGCGAAGGTGAGGGGGGATTCGGTCAGGCCATTGGCATAGTTGTCCACCACGCACATGGCGGCGTAGGGCACCCCCAGATCGGCGGCCAGCACGCATTCCGAAGCCACGGTCATGCCCACCACATGGGCGTGGGGTTGATACATACGGATTTCCGCCGGGGTTTCAAAGCGGGGTCCCTGGGTTTGCCAATAGACCCCCTTGTCCCGGGGTGCCGGCAGATCGGTTTTGCCCCACACCTCCAGGATGCGTTGACGCCATTCGGCATGGAAGCCGGGAGTCTGGTGTCCCCGGGCATCCTCGAAATACGACAGATTGACGTGAGGCGCCAAAAAATCATCCGGCACCACAAAGGTGCCCGGCGGAATGTCGAGACGCAGGCTACCCACGGAACTGATGGCCAGAATCCGCTTGGCTCCGGCCAGATGCAGCGCCGAGAGGTTGGCCTTGTGGTTGATCATGTGGGGGGGCAGATAGGTGCCCAGGCCGTGACGCTGCAAAAAGAGCAGACCATTTTGCTCCAGCAGCGTGACCGCTCCATAGGGGGTCTGGATACGGCGCGGGGCCGCATCCTGAAAACGGCGGGACTCCAGCAGGCTGGTTCCGCCAATCAGGGCAGTGGTCATTCCTTGTGGTCCGGGACGCTGGAATCTTCGGGAGGCATGGTTTGAACGGTATCCGGATCCACGGCAGGCTCACGGGACCAGAAACGCCACCAGGGTTTTTTGGCAGTGTCGGCAGAGGCATCGGCCTGGGGCGGTTTCGCCTCCAGAGAGGAAGACTCGGATCCGGTTTCCGGTTTCGCCGGTTGGGCCGAAGGGTGAAGATTGGTGGCCGGTTTGGCGTAACTCCGATCCCACAGCCAGTTCACCCAACCCTGATCGTTGTTGGCTTCGGGCATGGTGGTGGGATCCCAGGGTTTGTCCTGGAAGTTCTTTTGCACATCCCGCACCACGCCGTTGGAATCGAAGGTGATTTCAAGACGGTTGGCCACCCGGGAAAAGGTGCGTTGCACGTTCTTGAATTTGCGATCCTGAATGTAGAGCCAGCGGTTGCCATGGAAGGGATTGACGAACGTGGGCGGTCCCAGCCATTCGATCACCTGGTTGCGGGTGGTGACGCCGGGTTGGATTCTCGCTGTGGCATCCGGGGTCAAAATGACGCCGCTTTCGTGGATCTGAGCTTGACAGCCCGCCAGGGCAAAGGCGACGATTACAACACGAGACAGGGACAACGGGGAGCGATGGGGTCTGTTCATGGTTTTCCCGGACAGGTGAAACGGTAGTATGGGTGCGTCCCATGATACCCATTGACGCAGGCGGGAGCAAAGTTTCCATGTGGTGGTTTGCGCGGAGTTCGACAAAAAAAGATCAATCCCACGGGTTGCGACCCTTGGCCATGGGGCTTTACGACCGTCTGGCCACCCGTGCCCTGGCCCTGACCGGCGGGGAGCGGCTGGGCATTCCGGATGATTTTCCGTTACGATTCGATGTGATGATCCTGCTGGTGGCCGGCATGCTGCACCGGTTGCGTCATGCCGAAAACGGCAAGGAGCTGTCCCAGGCCCTGTGGGAGATGACCTATGAGGGATTCGAGGAGAGTCTGCGCAGTCGGGGGGTGACCGACATGGGCATGGGACGGCGCATGAAGAAATTGGTGCTGCAAGGCACAGGCCGTCGCGACGCCTATCTGGCGGCCTGGGACGGACAGGATCCGGAGGCCCTGCGGGCCGCCGTGGCCCGCAATGTGTTGAACGGCGCGGATCCCACCGACACGCGCATCGATATCGTCTTGGCCGAGGTGGAAAACAGCGCCGTTGAGTTGCCCTCCGAGTAAGGGGCGGCTCATTTTTTCTAAGGAACGCTCGCCAGAAACTGCCGCAACCCCTCTTCCGCCAGCGCCCCCCCCTGATTGAAGCTGATGTTGTGGTGGCCGTGAGTCTCCAGGTAGCTTTTTTGCGGGGGGCAGGCGGCCTCGAACAAGGCCCGACCGTGACGCGAAGCGATCACCTCGTCATCCCGGCTGTGGATGATCAACAGCGGCAGGCACAACTTCTGGATTCGTTCCAGATTATCGAAACGGATCCGGCTCAACAACCGGATGGGCAGAAAGGGATAACGATCCTCTCCCACGGCGGGCACCGACAGGAAGGTGCCTTCCAGAATCAACGCCCGGGGAGGATGACGGAGCGCCAACCAGGTGGCCGCTCCCCCTCCCAGGGAGTGCCCGAAATAGATGATGCGTTTGGGATCGATCTTGAGGCTGTTGGTGAGGTGGCCGTAGGCGGACAGGGAGTCGGCGTACAGTCCGTCCTCGCTGGGTTTTCCTTCGCTTTGGCCGTAGCCTTGATAGTCGAACAGGAAAACGCTCAAGCCCTGCCTGCGGAACAGCTCCACGTGGGCCCGCAGTCCGGATACGACACTGGCGTTGCCATGAAAAAACAGAATCACCGGTTTTTGTGGCTCTCCGGGAATCCACCACCCATGCAGGCGCTGGCCCTGGCTGTCGAAAGCGGCGTTTTCGTAACCCATGCCCCAGTCTGCGGGGGTGGCGTTCAAGCCCCGTTTGGGATGAAACACCATGCCGCTTTGGGCAAAATAAAGATATCCGGCGATCCCCCCATATCCCAGCACGACCAGCAGCAGGACCCCAACCAGAATCCGCCGCATCCCCCCCCCGCCGGGTTGCGATCCAGCCCGTGAGATCATGGATCCATCCGGGCCAAAAAGTCCGGTACCTGCCGAATCATGTCCCGCAACGCCTCTTCCCGCACCCGCTGGGCCGCTTCGTCCAAAGAGAGCCAGACCCGTTCCCGGAAGCTTTCCAGCCAGTGATCCCGCACCTTTTCCACCCGCATGACAAACACCTCGGCCACGCAGATGCCGCCCCATTTCTCGTACTCGAACACGCCGATGGACTGCGGCCATACCCGACCCTCGATGCCCGCCTCCTCCAAAGCCTCCTTGGCCGCGGAATCCGCCGGGGAAAGCTCCGGCTCGACGATTCCCTTGGGCACGATCCAGCGGCTTTTGTTGCGGGAGGAGATCATCAGTACCTGCAAGGCGTCACCATTCATCCGCACCGGGATCACCGCAGACTGTTTGTAGTAATAATCCGGAAATTGACTCATACCCCTGACTCCTGAGCGACATGAAAACCGATCCACCGCAAAGCGATCCTTTTAAATCCCGGCACCACAACCATAGCAGCAATCCGCCTGTCATGCCACCGAACACGCCCCACCGCAACGACAAATTATGTACATGAACTCGACAAAACCGACCCGGAATGGCTACCATGGCGATCCATGAGACCTTTCGTCCCCTGCATGATTTCCGGCAACAGCGGTCATGACGCTGCCGGCAGGGAGTGGAACCATCCATCGCATCCCAACAGGAGCCAGCTTGCATCATGGGCGTCATCAAGAAGGTGCTGTACCGGGGCCAGATTCTCGGCAAACCGCGACATCGCAATCTTTTCCTCGATATGGAGGAAAACATTCACATCCACTACCGGGATCTACGCATCGAACTGAGCCGGAGCGAATTTGAAGAGATCAGCGAAACCTTCCGCAAGCAATCGGCGGAGTTGCAGGCGATCATCCATGAAAAGGAGTATCAGGATGGCAAACTGGCCAATGCCAATCAGGATGACGTGCGCATCTGGACCGAATCCCAACTCAAGCACGAGGTGACCTATCATCCCCGACGGGTCTCCATCGAGGCGTGCAGCGACGGATATCATCTGCACTATCGCAACTACAAGATTCTCATCGACGAGGCGGATTTCCGCGAGTTGGCCCGACAGTTCCAACGGTTGGATCCCGACGCCCCGTGCGCCTCCACCTACGCCGAAGTGCTGGAACTGCTGGAAGCCAATGAGTTGGATTTCATTCTGGACTCCGGCAACGCCCCAGCCGAAACCATGAGCCTGCGGGTCGCAGCCCACCATCTGCCCAAGGTCCGCGACATTTTCAAGCTGATCGGTTTTACCCACGAGGCGACCCCGGAAGGCAGCCTTTATCAGGGCAATCCCCTCAAGGTGCTGGTGCGGGGGGAGAAAAAAGGCTCCGGATTGGACTTCCGCGCCTTGCGGGGGCTCAACCATACGGAACGGCTGGTGGAGTTCCTGAGCCGTCACGGGGCGGGTCTGGATCCCAATCTTTTGAACCGCATCAAGTGTCAAGTGCTGGATCTGTACCACTCCTTGACCGCCGGACAACCGGCCTACGTGGCGTGTGATCCCCAGTTCTGGCTTTATTCTCCCGCCAGCGGTCGGGTGATCTTTCCCCATTCGGCCACCTCCGCCGGACCGGAAGCGGCCAAGACCCTCTATCGGGCCTGGAGCGCCCTGCTCACCAAACTGGACATGGCCTTCATCAAGCCCACCAAGGTCCGTTTCGACCCCGAGGCGCAACAGGCCCTGCAACAACGGGTGACCGATACCTTGCTGGCGGAAGTGGCCTCCCGGGCGGCGGTGAATCGGGTCTATCTCATGGGCTCGGCCCTGCGGGGAGAGATGGGGTATTATCTGGCGCCCTTTGTCCACGGTCCCAACGCCAAACTGGGTTCGGATGTGGATATCCTGATCGAAATCCATCCCGAACGGGAACAGGATCTGCCGGCCAACTGGCAATTGATCAATCCCGAGTCCGCCAGCAGCGGTTGCGCGGTCTACCACATCACCCAGATCCCCATGGCCAGGGACACCTCCGCCTGGAGTACCCTCCATCCCCATCTGCCCTTCATGCAGCATCTGGTGGATGCCTATATTTTCTTCCCCTCCAAGGGCAACCGGGAGGCCAAAGACGCCTTCTTGAAAAAATTCAATGCCAAGGTGGTTCACGACCGGCTCAAGAATGGCATCGTTCCCGCCTCCGGCCCCATCCAGGATCTCACCCGTCAAGTGCGGGAACGCTACGGCATGCCGGACGCGGTGGTGGAACCCATGCGGGTCTCCACGGAAAATCTGTTGTACAAGATCTTCCGGGGGGAGAACGAAACCATTCTCAAGCTCTTCAAGGTGGCGGGCAACTACCACAGCAAACGCATCGTCGAACACACCGCCTACGAAGAAGCCCTCATCCACGCCCTGGTGGCCCGTGGCGTGGAAACCGCCCGCATCCTGCCGGCCCTGCCCGGTTCGGCCTCCACGGTGGATGGCCATCCGGCGCTGCTCTTCGAGCGCATCCCCGGCCTTCCCCAGTCCAAGCCCGAATATCCCCTGGACAAGATCGGCGCGGCCCTGGCCCATCTGCATCGGGTGCAGATCAATGACCCCGTGCCTTTGCCCGCGGCTTTCACCTTCGAGGAGTCCTGTCAGATCTGGCTGCCTTATTTCGCCACCTATCAGGTCAATCCGATTCTCTCCCCGGAACTCCAGACCGCATTCGCACAACTGGCGCCGAGGGTTCAACCCTTCCTGGACGAGTCCTACCGTCAGACTCTGCACCAGGGAATGCACCAGGTCCATAATCACGGGGATGTCACCCCCAAAAACGTGATCATCACCCCGGAAGGATTGACCTGCTTTTTTGATTTCAACAACTGTTATCACGGTCCGAGAGTGCTGGATCTGCTGGATGGAGGATTTGAGTTTTCTTTGGCGGACAAATACATCCATCTGGCGGATTTCGCCCGTTTCGACGCGCTTCTGACCCACTACGCCGCCCACGCCCCCTTGAACGAGGCGGAAATCCGCACCCTGCCCCGTTGGATCCTGCTGGTGGGGATCATCAAGTTCATCAAGGAGGTGCGGGTACTGGTGGAACGACCCAAGGAGGCGTTGCGCCGGCAACGGGCGTTGGCCATCGCCGGCTTCCTGGCCACCCGGGATGATGGCGTCGCGGCAGAATGAGGGGAAGAGCATGGACGGATTTCGTGACCGCTTCCAGGGGGTGATCCGGTGGGGATTGCCATTTTTTTTGGTCGGGTGGCTGACTGTGCCCGCCCGGGCCGAACCCTGGATCGGTCTGCGTTTTGTGGTCCACGAGACCGGCGGGGAAGAGCAGACCACCACCCGTCAGGCCATCAAGACCCAACTGGCGGAGCATGTGGCCACCATCAACCGTTATTATCACGACAGTCTGGTGGCCATGCAGGCCAGAATCGTCGCGGTGGCCTTCTCCCGGATCCAGGCCAGCGAGGCCACGGAGATTCTCGACGACATGCGCCATGAGCGTCGTGGCTTCGAGGGACTGTTCCAGGAGGCCGACCGTTGGGGCGCCGACTTCACCGTGGCGGTGACCCGCTCCTTGACGCTGAAGGGCAAGCCCGGCTGTGGTCGCGCCCTGGCGGTCAACCAGACCCGCGAGGCCATCTCCACCACCCAAAACGCCCTGATGGTCTACAACGCCGTATGTGGCGCCCACACCCTGGCGCACGAACTGGGCCATCTGATGGGGCTGAATCACGGGCGATTGGTGGACTCCTGCCAACCGGGCCAGGGACACACCTCGGCCCTCACCCCTTATGCCCTGGGCTTTGGGATGGGCAACTGCGACGGTCGGCCTCAGCCCGGGGAGTTCGGCACCATCATGGTGGGGGGATGGATGAAACAGGTGCTCGGCAACGACAAGGCCAGTCTGCCGATTTTTTCCAATCCCCGCCTGCACGACCCCCGCTGCGGGGTGGCGCAGCGTTGCGGCGACCCGGAAACCGGCGACGCGGCCCGGGTGTTGAACGAAAACGCTCCCCTGTACGCAGCCCACGAAGAGCCGGATGTGGATACCCTGCCGTTCGCGGATCCGGGGCTGCGGACCTGTCTCGACAAAAAATATCACGGCGTGGAAATCGCGGATCTGAAACAATTGCACTGCCCCGATCAGGACATCCGCGACCTGACCGGCATCGAGCAACTGACCGCCCTGGAGGCTCTGGATCTTTCCGGAAACAATCCGTTGCCCTGTGCCGCCCTCACCCCTTTTCAGCTCCGTTTCAGGGCCGACGCCCTCCATCCGCCCCAGCATTGCGCCCCGCCTTCCCCGTGATCACACACCCTGACTTACGCATGAGGCATTGCGCAAGCGTCACAATGCGGGTTTAATTCGCTTCCGCTAATGGGATCCATCCCATTGTGTGAATCCAGAAGATGCCTTGTCCGGCCCTGGATTCAGGCTCCCTTGATCTTCATTGACCGGAAAGCGCGCATGTCCAGAATGGTTTGTCTCCTGCTGTGTCTATTTTTGCTGACCCCGGCCCCCACAACGGCTGCGGCGGCTTCCACCAGCAAACAGGCGCAAAGCGCCACCAAAAAACGCGCGGCCAAGTCGGTCCAATCCAGCAAGGCGGCCAAAAACGCCCGGGGCGCCGAAAAGCCCCCCGCCAACCGGCCCCTCA
Encoded here:
- a CDS encoding amidohydrolase, which gives rise to MNLFIRNTRLPGAPAPIDIQISQGRIQAMGSALTPLDHSELLDAQGMAATPGLVNGHTHASMTLFRGFGDDMPLMQWLQTRIWPAEARLTADDVYWGARLACLEMIRSGTVAFEDMYWHFHGMARAVEESGLRAGVGAVMIDVAGEDQAAACRRLTEQTFEESSRYSERVRFTLTPHAIYTVSPASLRWTAAFSERHDLPVHIHLSETHHEVEQCLQQHGVRPAVHLDRQGLLTPRVLLAHGVWLDDDELDLIAARGATLVTNPVSNMKLAVGGVFPFAKAAARNIPIALGSDGAASNNSLDLFQEMKFLALIQKHAQHDPTALPAHEAWEVATGARASLLGRSGRLAPGERADLLLLKNEDPEMTPEHDLVSNLVYAATGHVVDTMIVDGKILMRNRIIPGEEEIRHQARAIAARVCAP
- a CDS encoding MTAP family purine nucleoside phosphorylase yields the protein MTTALIGGTSLLESRRFQDAAPRRIQTPYGAVTLLEQNGLLFLQRHGLGTYLPPHMINHKANLSALHLAGAKRILAISSVGSLRLDIPPGTFVVPDDFLAPHVNLSYFEDARGHQTPGFHAEWRQRILEVWGKTDLPAPRDKGVYWQTQGPRFETPAEIRMYQPHAHVVGMTVASECVLAADLGVPYAAMCVVDNYANGLTESPLTFAAFKEQVKANESQLLLILETLLLTLSL
- a CDS encoding outer membrane protein assembly factor BamE translates to MNRPHRSPLSLSRVVIVAFALAGCQAQIHESGVILTPDATARIQPGVTTRNQVIEWLGPPTFVNPFHGNRWLYIQDRKFKNVQRTFSRVANRLEITFDSNGVVRDVQKNFQDKPWDPTTMPEANNDQGWVNWLWDRSYAKPATNLHPSAQPAKPETGSESSSLEAKPPQADASADTAKKPWWRFWSREPAVDPDTVQTMPPEDSSVPDHKE
- a CDS encoding alpha/beta hydrolase, coding for MISRAGSQPGGGGMRRILVGVLLLVVLGYGGIAGYLYFAQSGMVFHPKRGLNATPADWGMGYENAAFDSQGQRLHGWWIPGEPQKPVILFFHGNASVVSGLRAHVELFRRQGLSVFLFDYQGYGQSEGKPSEDGLYADSLSAYGHLTNSLKIDPKRIIYFGHSLGGGAATWLALRHPPRALILEGTFLSVPAVGEDRYPFLPIRLLSRIRFDNLERIQKLCLPLLIIHSRDDEVIASRHGRALFEAACPPQKSYLETHGHHNISFNQGGALAEEGLRQFLASVP
- a CDS encoding NUDIX hydrolase; translation: MSQFPDYYYKQSAVIPVRMNGDALQVLMISSRNKSRWIVPKGIVEPELSPADSAAKEALEEAGIEGRVWPQSIGVFEYEKWGGICVAEVFVMRVEKVRDHWLESFRERVWLSLDEAAQRVREEALRDMIRQVPDFLARMDP
- a CDS encoding phosphotransferase, which encodes MGVIKKVLYRGQILGKPRHRNLFLDMEENIHIHYRDLRIELSRSEFEEISETFRKQSAELQAIIHEKEYQDGKLANANQDDVRIWTESQLKHEVTYHPRRVSIEACSDGYHLHYRNYKILIDEADFRELARQFQRLDPDAPCASTYAEVLELLEANELDFILDSGNAPAETMSLRVAAHHLPKVRDIFKLIGFTHEATPEGSLYQGNPLKVLVRGEKKGSGLDFRALRGLNHTERLVEFLSRHGAGLDPNLLNRIKCQVLDLYHSLTAGQPAYVACDPQFWLYSPASGRVIFPHSATSAGPEAAKTLYRAWSALLTKLDMAFIKPTKVRFDPEAQQALQQRVTDTLLAEVASRAAVNRVYLMGSALRGEMGYYLAPFVHGPNAKLGSDVDILIEIHPEREQDLPANWQLINPESASSGCAVYHITQIPMARDTSAWSTLHPHLPFMQHLVDAYIFFPSKGNREAKDAFLKKFNAKVVHDRLKNGIVPASGPIQDLTRQVRERYGMPDAVVEPMRVSTENLLYKIFRGENETILKLFKVAGNYHSKRIVEHTAYEEALIHALVARGVETARILPALPGSASTVDGHPALLFERIPGLPQSKPEYPLDKIGAALAHLHRVQINDPVPLPAAFTFEESCQIWLPYFATYQVNPILSPELQTAFAQLAPRVQPFLDESYRQTLHQGMHQVHNHGDVTPKNVIITPEGLTCFFDFNNCYHGPRVLDLLDGGFEFSLADKYIHLADFARFDALLTHYAAHAPLNEAEIRTLPRWILLVGIIKFIKEVRVLVERPKEALRRQRALAIAGFLATRDDGVAAE